The proteins below come from a single Eptesicus fuscus isolate TK198812 chromosome 5, DD_ASM_mEF_20220401, whole genome shotgun sequence genomic window:
- the LOC114226813 gene encoding pancreatic progenitor cell differentiation and proliferation factor — protein MAAIPFSGSLVATHDYYRRCLGSTSSNSSCGSAECPGEATPHPPGLPKADPGHWWASFFFGKSTLPFMATVLESPEHSESPQATSSVITCDLAREATRKQPGSQPGKANAGPPS, from the coding sequence ATGGCAGCCATCCCCTTCAGCGGCTCACTCGTGGCCACCCACGACTACTACCGGCGCTGCCTGGGTTCCACTTCCAGTAACAGCTCCTGTGGAAGTGCCGAGTGCCCTGGGGaagccaccccccatcccccgggTCTCCCCAAAGCCGACCCGGGTCACTGGTGGGCAAGCTTCTTTTTTGGGAAGTCCACTCTCCCATTCATGGCCACAGTGTTGGAGTCCCCAGAGCACTCGGAATCTCCCCAGGCCACCAGCAGCGTGATCACCTGTGACCTGGCTCGGGAAGCCACAAGGAAGCAGCCTGGCAGCCAGCCTGGCAAAGCCAACGCTGGGCCCCCATCCTGA